gaaggaaagggagagagggggagctAGGTaaggaaaaaggcaaagagaagatgaaagagaaaaaagaaaggaaaagagaaagaaaaaagaaggcaattagaaagagaaagaaagattgtgactatataaataaaatctgaatttctgatttacctttaatttttaatttctatataatCTGTGTGGATTTTGTAAGATGCAGAAACTTTATTATACAAGCATGACAAGCACATTTTTGGAATGTAGACTATGCCTAAATAGCATAACTTCAGGGGATTAAAATAaatcttaagaattttttttctgaataacaAATATCTCACTACATGCTTCAGTCTGACCTCTGAAAAATCTAATTATAAGTAAATGTAATTATTCACTGATCTGATTATTATTATAGTCTTGACTTTGCAGATTTGTAATCATTTGCCCATTCTTTTGGCAATATCTTACAGCTCATGTGCTCTCTGGGATGCTTGCTCAGAAGGCAATCTATAAGCATTATATCTATGAATAAAAATAGATCAGAAATTAATTGGTTCAGAGTAGTAAAGGGCATTTTATTCCAAAATGAAATAGTACCATTGGGAGAGCTAGGTAAATGGAACATTGAAtcatttcacaatttttttaGGCCCACAGCACATGGGTCTCTGGGAAGTAGGCCTCTTCAAATCCTTCAGGTCAGACCACCAACTTGGAGGGATTGTTCTAAGAATTTCTTTCAGACCAGACAATTTTCTAATAGATTTGGACAACTGTGGTCTGGGAgggagggtggaggggagaggaaaagagaaagaaagatagatagaatcATGAAATATCCATattgataaaaagaagaaattatatatgcaaaaatattcaaTGTTTTAGAGatcttaatgggaaaaaaaaacagacaggAGGCAatctcaaaaaggaaaagaaggaactgttgtCTTAACAAAGGGGAAATGGGGGGAGAGATTTTTAGAGAGGGAAACTAAACTGTGAAGTTTACATTAttagatttcaaagaaaaataaaatgcttccCACTCTTTCTAAATGTTCTCGGTTTTGATTTTGCAAAAAAAgtgttgaacacatttattttaaggtaaaaataaaagctaatttcATGCTAAAAAAATCATCTATGTCAGAATTTATTATCGAAggcacaaaaaaaaatacttttttttctttgccatcaGACATGCCAGAGAGAGTCAAACTGTACTTCTTCCTTTTACCTCCCAACTGGAGGCTCTGCCAAGTCTCCAGAAAATTTGTGTGCCCAGGTACTTGCTGCCAAGAAGATAAACAATAACagataaataatcaacaaaaagaTCTTTGAGATTTAAAACAGGCTGCCATCCTAGTTTTGATTGGGTCTATTTAGGTCAAATGCTTTATTTGAGAAATACACATTCCATCCCACTccacagaaaagaaagaatgaatttgtTCCAAATCCCAAAAGGAGGCAGCAAGAAGTGAAGACCCTTTAGGGGTGTCTCATCTTCCTATATGCCCTGGGGTGAGGAAGAAGTAATTTTAACACTAAAAGCATAACCATTTCTGGTGAACCTTAGAAAGAGCTTTGACCAAAGACAACTAGGAAGCCTGGGGAAATAATGGCAGAAAAGAGGTTGGGATCAAATATGGCTGTAGAAAAAGAGCTTCTAAGACTGACTTTGTGGAGAGGCAGTTAAAGATGGCCTCAGCAACTACTGACTGCTGAAGAGTTAAGAATTTCTAAGATTGACAGCTGTGGAGATGGGGTTTGGGAAGGACCCGCTGCAGAGGCAGTTCCTCAGATAAACCTCTTTGGACACACAAATTCAGTTAGAGAGAAAGCTGCCCTTGAGAGCCATTCCAGTAACAATGCGAAGTAGGTCTCCCTCTAGCGTCCTCAGCATGGAAGTCATCCCAACTTGGGTCCTCCAGGTCtaccatgatgaaaaatatcctTTCGTTTGTACTCGTTATCAAAGAAagtttctcagtctctctctctctctctctctctctctctctctctctctctctctctctctcNNNNNNNNNNNNNNNNNNNNNNNNNNNNNNNNNNNNNNNNNNNNNNNNNNNNNNNNNNNNNNNNNNctctctctctctctctctctctctctctctctctctctctctctctctctctcaaatttgttttacaatttccttatttttccagGCAGCAAGATATGGAAGAGTTTGATTATTTCTTTGATGAATTTGAGAATTACACCTATGCCTCTGAGTATTTCCAACAGGAATTGGAATTGGAAGAGCGGTCTCGCCTGGGACCCGTACAGTGGATTTCTCTTGTATTATATAGCCTAGCGTTTGTCCTTGGGGTGCCAGGAAACGCCATTGTCATCTGGTTCACAGGGTTTAAATGGGAAAAGACAGTTGCCACTCTCTGGTTCCTCAATCTGGCCATTGCAGATTTcgtctttcttctcttcctgcctCTTTATATCTCCTACGTGGCCATGAATTTCCACTGGCCCTTTGGCACCTGGTTGTGTAAAGCCAACTCCTTCATCGCTTTGCTGAACATGTTTGCCAGCGTGTTCTTCCTCACGGTGATCAGCCTGGACCGTTACATTCATCTGATTCACCCCGTCTTCTCGGAACGCCGCCGGACCCTGAGGAATGCCCTCTGTGTCATCGGCGTAGTGTGGCTGGGGGCAGTTCTGATCGCTGGCCCTGCCCTGTACTTCAGGGAAACTCTTGACCACAACAACCACACCATCTGCTACAACAATTTCCACCCGAGTGACAACAGCATTGTTTTAATGAGGCACCATGCTCTGACCTGGACAAAGTTTGTTTTGGGTTACCTCCTTCCCCTGCTCACTATGATCATCTGTTACTCGCTTCTCGCCCTCCAGGTGAAGAGACGAGCCACCCTGACGTCCAGCAGGCACTTCTGGACCATCCTGGCCGTGGTGCTGGCCTTTGTGATTTGTTGGACCCCCTTCCACCTCTTTAGCATTTGGGAGCTGTCGATTCACCACAGCAGCTCCTACCACCATGTGCTTCAGGCGGGACTCCCCATCTCTACCGGGCTGGCATTCTTCAACAGCTGCCTGAACCCTCTTCTTTATGTCTTGATTAGTAAGAAGTTCCAAGCTCGCTTCCAGGCCTCAGTTGCTGAACTTTTAAAGCTTACCTTGCGGGAGGTCAGCTGGTCAGGGACAGTGAGTGAACAGTGTAAACACTCAGAGACCAAGAACTTGTGCCTCCTAGAAATAGTTCAGTGAGAAGTTTACCAAAattgaagataaaataatttacacctaaataaaagaaaccaaaattgaCCATAGCATGACACACCACAGggccatttttctttccttttgtataagtgaaaattttatatcctttagacttcatctcccagaattcttccctcctccccaaattcccttttcctttgtgtTTACCTGAGTCTTTTATGTTATTGTATTTAAGTTTTGGGGTAtacctctctcagtctctctcttccacatgagtggTGAGTGTTCcctgttttctctagctctctagttaaatattaataaatctttataaatgttatactttggagatattgaacattaattttaaaatctacactttgttttaaaaaaatcccttatttctgtcttaaaattgatattaagtatcagttccaaggcagaagagcagtaagagctaggcaaacaggattaagcaattaggaaatgtctgaggtcaaatttgaacccagcacctcctatctctaggcctgagtttccatccactgagccaccttgacTGAGGCAGCTCTAATTCAGAACTGTCACTGATATgggaagaaatatatttaatttgattcttgtACATTATACTATACTGACAGATTCTGATGCTGAAgtcctttattattttcttagaatAACTTAAAAATTCCTGGAGCTTATTATTAAAGATGAGATGGATTCTTTCAAAGAATACTAAAGTATATGCtgcttttaatattcatttt
The window above is part of the Gracilinanus agilis isolate LMUSP501 unplaced genomic scaffold, AgileGrace unplaced_scaffold36690, whole genome shotgun sequence genome. Proteins encoded here:
- the CMKLR2 gene encoding G-protein coupled receptor 1; amino-acid sequence: CGDGVWEGPAAEAVPQINLFGHTNSVREKAALESHSSNNAKQQDMEEFDYFFDEFENYTYASEYFQQELELEERSRLGPVQWISLVLYSLAFVLGVPGNAIVIWFTGFKWEKTVATLWFLNLAIADFVFLLFLPLYISYVAMNFHWPFGTWLCKANSFIALLNMFASVFFLTVISLDRYIHLIHPVFSERRRTLRNALCVIGVVWLGAVLIAGPALYFRETLDHNNHTICYNNFHPSDNSIVLMRHHALTWTKFVLGYLLPLLTMIICYSLLALQVKRRATLTSSRHFWTILAVVLAFVICWTPFHLFSIWELSIHHSSSYHHVLQAGLPISTGLAFFNSCLNPLLYVLISKKFQARFQASVAELLKLTLREVSWSGTVSEQCKHSETKNLCLLEIVQ